In Candidatus Binataceae bacterium, the DNA window CACCTCGCGACATTTGTTCACCAGCGCGTCGTTGAAGGCGCCAAAAGGGAACGAAAAGAGCGTGACCCTGGTGTTCAGGATGTCTTCCAGAGCGCTGCGAGAGTCTTCGAGTTCCGACCAGGCCACATCTTCGTCGAGCGTAGTCAGGCGCGCATGAGTCGAGGTATGCGATCCCACGCACACCAGATCACTGGCGATCCCTTTGAGCTCCTCCTCGGTGGCCAGGCGATCCCGGGGTTGGCCGAGACTATCGCCGAGATAGTTTGGAATCGCGAAGATCGTGACCGGAATCGCGCGACTCTCGAGCTCCGGCAAGGCGTTCTCGATGAAGCTCAGCCATCCATCATCAGCGGTGACCATTACGTAACGCCGCCCGGGCTTCATCTGCGGGATCTCGTCAGCCCGGATCGGCATTGCCCATCGCAGCAGGTGATCCATCTGTCTTGCGAAGCGGTCTCGCTGCTCGCGCGGCACCTGATGATAATAAATCGCGACAACCTCCGCCGGTGGGTTGGACCCCATAAGCCGACGCGTCAGCCGGACAAGCTCCCGCGCGGCATAGTAGACCGACGAGAGCGCAAGCTTGGCGAGTCTGCTGCGCAGGGTCGGGTCAAACGGCGGCATAACGGGGTTGGGCTGGGCGCCCGCAACCTGGTCCATGGCTGAGAAGACTCCTGGCCAGCGGCCTGGCGGCGACCGGTCCGCGCCGATGAGTTGTATTCGGAACTAAGGACAGGTTCGAGCAAGCGGTATGCCGACAGTTTTTGCCGAAGCTAGCTCAATTTCATCTAATTTCTTTTGAGTTAATGACTGAACCCGTAAGGACCGCGATAAGCAATAGTGAAAATCTTACCTCAGTCATAATGGCCAGCATCGGTCAGTTTTGCGCTACGGCGGCTGCGCCCCTGGGCGGTAGACGTCATCTGGCTCTGAGGCTGGCAGCGGCGCCCGGCGCGCTCTTACGGGCTAGTAGGGCGCAACGCGGTCCACGGCTTGGTCGTCAGGTATCCCTGCGTCTCGCGTATGTACGGCAGCGAACTCGGAGTGTACCAGCCGCCGGAATAGTGCATCCCGATGCATCCCCACAGGATGCGCGCGAGGTCGCCGCTGGCGATGTCGGCGGCGTAGGTGTTCGGCTGCTGCGCGGCGCTCGCGAAATAGCTTGCGTAGTCGCCGTTCATGCAGGCGCGCTGATCGGCGCCCCGGTAGTCAGCATTGAAGGCCGTCGAGTCCTTGATCATGGGCCAGGTGCCCCAAGCGTAGTAGACCTTGGTCTGTAGAATTCCCCAGGATTGGTAGCAGCAGCCGGGACAGCCGAGGTTCCACAGGGCCGTGAAGGCGCCCTGCACGCATTGGCTGCGCAGGGTTCGCTTGTCGCCGCCGCCATCGCCCGGATTTGGCCCGCCCTGCCTCCACTTGCTTTCCGTCCACGCCTGGGCGCGCATGACGTCCTCGTCGATGCCCCATTTGCACGCGGCCCAGCGCAGAATCATGTCGGTCGAGCCCTGGTAATGGCCGTCAACCAGGAAAAAATCCGAGGCCGGCGGATTCGATCCAAAGACCGGGTGTTTGTAGAAGTTGAGGAGCTGCGAAACCGCAGGCTCGGTGTGGTTGAAAGGAATGTTCTGCGGCCTCGTCTCGGGACTGGGAGGAATCGCCGCCGCACAGTACTGCCCCGATGGCAGCGCGGCATGCGGCGGCAGCGTCCTGAAGTGCAAATCCACCCCGGCGGCGGGCGCCCGACTGGCGCTCGGCAAAATCACGAGGGCACACACGGCCGCCGTTGTTAGCGCCACGATCGAGGCGGCTGCTGTTTGTCGAGCGAGCCGGTTCATCGCTTGATATCCACGACCGGTTCGCCGGCTTTTCGTGTCTGCCAGACCGATATTGGCCATTTCAGCCCGCGAAGCTGCCAGGAAGCGGCGCGTATCAGCCAGGTTCGCGCCGCCAATACCTCTTCATGGACCGGGTTGACGTATACGATCCGCGCGCGACGCGGCCCTGCGGCGAGCCCATGTTCCATCTTCGCCAGCACCTCGCGGAGGGTTTCGGGCCCGAAGGGATTGAAAAGATAGAAGACGGTGCCCTGCGTGAAATCGAATTCCTGCGCCTTCGCGCGAATCAACGATGTCGCTGCGCGCGCGCGGCGCAGGCGCCCGACGTTAAGCGCGGCCAGCTCGTGGAGAACGCCGACATCCTCGACCCCGATTGCACGTTGGATGTTGTAAGTGGCGGCGCAGCACACCGCGCGGCCCTTGCCGGAGCCGAGGTCAACGAACACGTCATCGGGCTTAAGCGACAGGCGATCGAGGATCTCGAAAATTGCCGAATACGGAACGGTCGCATAATAGCGATGCTCTCCGGAGAGCGCGTCGCCCTCGCCGTATCGGCCGCGGGTTGAAATGCCGAGGCGGTACTCCCAAAACAGGCTGTGGGCCGCCGAAGACAGCGATGTGAGCCGGTTCGCCGCCATTATAGTCAATGCGACGGCCGCGCCGAGGGCCGCTCGATGTCTCGGCGGATCTCCTCCAGCGGCAGGTCCCTCCATCGCTCGCCGGCCCGTTGAACCGCCCGGCGCCTTTTCCCACGGCCGGTCAGTTTGGTGATCAATGCGAATGCCGAGTTGCCGATTATCGGCGTGCCCGCGAGCCAATAGTTGTGCTCGCGCACGAGCTCCCCGCCGAACTGGAGCTTGAACCGGTTGATGCCGGGATCATCGACGGGGCTGATACCGCCCAAATCATACATCGCGAAGCCGGTTTCCCGATATTTCTGAAACTCGAGCCAGTGCAGGTAGATATTTGCGATTCCTGCGACGCGGGAAGTGTCGGGATCCTGGAAGCGACGGCTTACCGAGTACAGCAGCCTGACCTTGCCGGCTTCTGGGTCGCGCATACACAAGTGGGCGCACAGCAACCGGTCGTCGAAATCGAGCAAGGAAAGCTCCGCGTGCGGGAAATAGCTGTGCGCCAGTTGGCGCGACATCGGAAAGAGAGCTCCATGCTTGTGTCGGACCAGCTCATTGAAGAACTCGACGAACTCGTCAACCATTCCGGTATTCTCCGCCGATGCGTCGTGGCGGCGCAGCCTGATACGGCTGCCGAGCTTTTCGGCCCGGCGAATCAAATTGCGCGTCGTCGAACTGAAGCGGCTGAAGA includes these proteins:
- a CDS encoding polysaccharide deacetylase family protein; protein product: MDQVAGAQPNPVMPPFDPTLRSRLAKLALSSVYYAARELVRLTRRLMGSNPPAEVVAIYYHQVPREQRDRFARQMDHLLRWAMPIRADEIPQMKPGRRYVMVTADDGWLSFIENALPELESRAIPVTIFAIPNYLGDSLGQPRDRLATEEELKGIASDLVCVGSHTSTHARLTTLDEDVAWSELEDSRSALEDILNTRVTLFSFPFGAFNDALVNKCREVGYRRVFLALPPSTMSRPEFVIGRIRVDPTDWPLEFHLKLTGAYGWLPRATGLKRRLRSLARVSPRGSCGQARGCRATGDSRQ
- a CDS encoding GNAT family N-acetyltransferase; amino-acid sequence: MPRGVRAMITIRKKLKGLIPYRIVWFPSDAALRSLAEELPLTHIARVECASADVSGTASTVIEHHLSLTLCVELRRSLDEIFSRFSSTTRNLIRRAEKLGSRIRLRRHDASAENTGMVDEFVEFFNELVRHKHGALFPMSRQLAHSYFPHAELSLLDFDDRLLCAHLCMRDPEAGKVRLLYSVSRRFQDPDTSRVAGIANIYLHWLEFQKYRETGFAMYDLGGISPVDDPGINRFKLQFGGELVREHNYWLAGTPIIGNSAFALITKLTGRGKRRRAVQRAGERWRDLPLEEIRRDIERPSARPSH